One genomic segment of Vigna radiata var. radiata cultivar VC1973A unplaced genomic scaffold, Vradiata_ver6 scaffold_246, whole genome shotgun sequence includes these proteins:
- the LOC106778252 gene encoding crocetin glucosyltransferase, chloroplastic, producing the protein MVQPRFLLITYPIQGHVNPSLQFAKRLAAIGVHVTFATSVYLHRRMLKKPTVPGLSFVTFSDGYDDGYKTTEDSHVNSYMAELKRRGSEFLGNIITSAKEEGKPFTCLTYTLMLPWVAKVAREFRIPGVLLWIQPATVLDIYYHYFHEYRDYINTIHKSENSIIDFPGLPFSLATRDVPSFLLPSNAYSFAIPSLEEQFKLFDEETNPRVLVNTFQDLEPEALKAIDKLTMISIGPLIPSAFLDGKDPTDTSFGADIYNGSNDYIEWLDSKPALSVVYVSFGTLAVLGQRQMEEVARALLDSGYPFLWVIREPNGKQEKLEELSCRKELEERGKIVNWCSQVEVLSHGSLGCFLTHCGWNSTMESLSSGIPMVSFPQWSDQGTNAKLVEDVWKTGVRVDGKANAEGIVDGEEIRKCLEVVMGSGEKRDELRRNAEKWKCLAREAVKEGGSSDRNIRTFLDYVAGLDRIV; encoded by the exons ATGGTGCAACCACGCTTCCTCCTCATAACCTACCCCATCCAAGGCCACGTAAACCCCTCTCTTCAGTTTGCCAAGCGACTCGCTGCAATTGGCGTCCACGTCACTTTCGCTACCAGCGTCTACCTCCACCGTCGCATGCTCAAAAAACCCACCGTCCCCGGCCTCTCCTTCGTCACCTTCTCCGACGGCTACGACGACGGTTACAAAACCACCGAGGACTCCCACGTGAACTCCTACATGGCCGAGCTCAAGCGCCGCGGCTCTGAgtttttgggaaacatcataaCCTCCGCTAAAGAGGAAGGCAAACCTTTCACCTGCCTCACCTACACCCTCATGCTTCCCTGGGTCGCAAAGGTGGCGCGTGAGTTTCGTATTCCGGGGGTGCTCCTGTGGATTCAACCTGCCACGGTTTTGGATATCTATTATCACTACTTTCACGAATACAGGGACTACATTAACACCATCCACAAATCAGAGAACTCCATCATCGACTTTCCAGGTTTGCCCTTTTCGCTCGCAACACGTGACGTTCCTTCTTTCCTCTTACCCTCCAATGCCTACTCTTTCGCTATTCCTTCACTCGAAGAACAGTTTAAACTTTTCGACGAAGAAACCAACCCTAGAGTTCTTGTCAACACCTTCCAGGACTTGGAACCCGAGGCCTTGAAAGCCATCGATAAGCTAACCATGATTTCAATTGGGCCACTGATTCCCTCCGCCTTCTTGGACGGTAAAGACCCGACTGATACTTCCTTTGGCGCTGACATCTACAACGGGTCAAACGATTACATTGAGTGGCTGGACTCAAAGCCGGCGTTGTCTGTGGTTTATGTTTCGTTTGGTACCCTTGCTGTGTTGGGTCAGAGGCAGATGGAGGAGGTAGCACGTGCGTTGCTGGATTCCGGGTATCCCTTCTTGTGGGTCATAAGAGAACCCAATGGAAAACAAGAAAAGTTGGAAGAACTGAGCTGCAGAAAGGAGTTGGAGGAGAGGGGGAAGATTGTCAATTGGTGTTCTCAG GTGGAGGTTCTGTCACATGGTTCGTTGGGTTGTTTTCTGACACACTGCGGATGGAATTCGACAATGGAAAGTTTGAGTTCGGGGATTCCTATGGTGAGTTTTCCGCAGTGGTCAGACCAAGGGACAAACGCAAAGCTGGTGGAAGATGTATGGAAGACGGGGGTGAGAGTGGATGGTAAAGCGAATGCGGAAGGGATAGTGGATGGCGAAGAGATTAGGAAGTGTTTGGAAGTGGTGATGGGGAGTGGAGAAAAAAGAGATGAGCTGAGAAGGAATGCTGAGAAGTGGAAATGTTTGGCTCGAGAAGCCGTGAAGGAAGGAGGCTCTTCGGATAGGAACATTAGGACTTTTCTTGATTATGTCGCAGGATTGGACAGGATTGTCTGA